The following nucleotide sequence is from Acidobacteriota bacterium.
CTCCCCCTGGTCCAGGAGGAACCGGATCTCGCAGGAGCTTCGGACGGGAAGCGAAAGGGGCACTTCCAGCTGAACCCCTCTCGAGGAAACATCAAGTACCCGCACGGGAACCCCCGCCTTCAGCCGGGCCCGGAGGGCCTGCGGAGGCGCGACCCTTCTCGCCGACCGATGCTCCATTCCACGCCCTCCAAGCGGGAGAACTGCCTCCCCGAACCGTCCTGGCCGAAGTCCACCGGGCGCTCGCCAGTAATGTAGGGGCCATCGAGCCGGGAGTCCACGATGGACCGGCCGCCGTTGCGCCCCCGAAAGGGGTGTCCTATGCTGGCCGCCATGGAGCGATGGGAGCGCGGAAGGCGAACCTGGATTTGGGGACTTCTGGCCCTGGCCGCCGCGGCGGCCTACTCCCTCCGCGTCAGCCCCGACGTAAACGCGCCCCTCGGATTGGACCGGTTTGACGAGTCCACGGTCCGGGAAAAGGTCCTCGCCACGTCCACGCGGCTCCTGGAAACCTCCGGCCCCTTGGAGGTCCGCCTGACCCAGAACTCCGACACGGACAGCCTGAGGCGGATGCAGGAGCTCTTCGGGTTCCGCGCCACGTCCTATTGGACCAGCAAGGAAGTCCCCATCCAGCGGTGGGGGTACCGCGTGTACGCCCGGGAGCCGTGGAAGAACCTCAACCCTCTCCAGCCCCGCCCTCCCCTCCTGGAAGCCGAGGTGTCCAGCGGCGGCCAGATCCTGGCGCTGTCGATCCCTCCCAAGAAGGACCGGGCGCCGCAGAAACTCCAGCCGGAGGAAGCTCTGGAGGCGGCCCAGCGCCTTCTGCGCGTGTTGGGGGTGGACGTGGGCCAGCTCACGCTGACCTCGACCCGCACGGGCGAAGAGGAGGGGCGCCAGACCTTCGATTTCGGCTGGAAACAACCCACCAGAGGGCTCCCGGGACTCTCCTACCATTATTCCGTCCAGCTGCAGTCGGGCTTTCTCACCAGCTTCGAGAAGAGGCCCCTTCTGGCGGAGCCGGAACAGCCCGGCCTGCTAAAAAATCTCATCGCGCCGCTCCTTTCAGGAGGCGTGTGGTTCTTCCTGGCCCTTGCCACTCTCTTCTTCCTCATTCAGAAGCTCCGGCGGGACGAGGTGGACCTGCGGCACGCCCAAAAGGTGGCCCTCATCGCGGGAATGCTCACCTTCCTGCGCATCGTGAGTTCTCCTTCGGGCGGGCTGTTGGAAACCCTGCTCGGAGCCGCCCTCGTGAGTCTCCTCTCGGCACTTCTCTTCGGCCTTCTCTGGACCGTCGTGGAGTCCTTTCTCCGCCAGTCCTTCGGCGAGAAACTGCGCTGCGCCGACCTCCTCCTGGACGGCCACATGACCGTCCGGGAAACGGCGAGGGACCTGCTCTGGGCCGGCTCCCTGGGGCTCATCCTCCTGGCCATCCCGTGCCTGATCCACGCGGCCGCCCTCGGCTTGAACTCTCCCTTGATCACCTTCATGCCCGTGAGCCTCAACTTCTCCAATTTGCGCTTTCCCGGGGGGCTCGTTGGCAACGCCCTCCTGGGCCCTCTGCCTGCCGCCTTTCTCCTCGCCGCGGCCTTCCTCGGCGTGATCTACCCCCTGGTCCGTTCCCGCCTTTCGGGCCTTCCGGCGGGGGCCGTCTTCTCGGCCCTCTTCGCCCTGGCCGTCGAACCCCTCCTCCCCTACGGCCCTCCGCTCATCGGCTACGGAGCGGCCTTCTTGACGGGCCTCGCCTTCTTCCTGGGGATGGAGTCGAGCGGGATCGTGGCGGCCCTGATCGTTCTGTACCTGCCGGCGGCCTTTTCGAACGTGACCCTGCTCTTGACGGCCCATGCCCCATCGATCCTTGTCCAGGGTTGGGTCGGCGCCGGCCTTCTCGTGGCGGGGGTGGCGGGCCTGGCCTACGTGGCCCTCTTCGGAAGACCCGCGGCGGGGATACGGGCCTACGAGCCGGAGTACCTCATCCGCCTCAGGGAGCGGGAGCGGTTCGCCCGCGAGTTGGAAATCGCCAAGGGCCTGCAGGAGCGCTTCCTCCCGAAGGTGCGCCCCGCCATTCCGGGCTTCTCCCTGGCCACGGCCTGCGTGCCGGCCATGGAAGTGGGCGGGGACTACTTCGATTTCCTTCCCCTTCCCGGAGGGAAGTGGCTCCTGCTCCTCGGGGACATATCGGGCAAGGGCGTCAAGGCGGCCTTCTACATGACCATGACCAAGGGCCTCCTCCACGCGATCACGCTGAGCGAAAGCGGACACCTCGAGATTCTCCGACGTCTGAACCGCCTCTTCCGGTCTCAGTCCGAGCCCGGCATCTTCCTCACGCTCATCGCCGTGATCCTCGACCCGGACTCCCGGGAGGTCCGCCTCGTGTCGGCGGGTCACAATCCGCCGCTCCTGGTCAGGCCCGGCGAGGCCAGGGTGCTTACCCCGCGCGGGCTCGTGCTGGGCCTCATGCCCGACGAGGCCTTCCTTTCGAGCCTGAAGGACGTCCGGATGACGATTCGTCCCGGCGAGAAGCTTCTCCTGTACACGGACGGGGTCACCGAAGCCATGAATCGGGATTGCGAAGAGTACGGTCTGGACAGGCTCCAGGAGCGGGTAGCCGGCCGGGGACACCTGGCGGCCGAGGACATGGTGGGACTGATCCTCGATGATGTGGCCCGCTTCCAGGGCGAGGCGCGGCAGGCCGACGACTTGACCGTGCTCGTATTGGAATGCCATGAACCGTGATCGTTGGTTGGAGGTTTTCGAAGCGGTCCGCAAAGGGGCGATGACCCCGGAGGAGGCCCTTTCTCGGGTCTCCCACCTCCCCTACGAGGACCTGGGGTTCGCCCGCATCGATCACCATCGCCTGCTCCGCCGAGGATTCCCCGAGGCGATCTTCGGCGAGGGCAAGACCGCCGGCGAGGTGGCTCGGATCCTCCAGTCCTTTCGAGAGCGGTCGGTCCCGGCCCTCGTGACCCGCCTGGATGGAGCGAAGGCCCGCGCCGTGAAAAGGGCGGTTCCGGGCTTCGTCTACCATCCGCGTTCGCGGCTCGGGTATCTGGGTCCCGCCCCCGGGGAAGGAGAGGGCTCCGTCGTGGTGGTTTCGGGGGGGTCGAGCGATGCCCCCGTGGCCGAGGAGGCCTTTCTCACCGCCCGGTATTTGGGAGCGCGGGCCGAACTGCACCCCGACGTGGGGGTGGCGGGACTTCACCGGGTGACCGCCCTTCTCCCCTCCCTCGGGAAGGCCAGGGCGGTGGTGGCGGTGGCGGGCATGGAAGGTGCGCTCCCTTCCGTGGTGGCGGGGCTCACGGGCGCCCTCGTCATCGGGGTGCCCACCTCCATCGGGTACGGCGTCCAGGATTCCGGCAAGACTCCCCTCTTTGCCATGCTCGCGTCCTGCGTGCCGGGTCTCGTGGTGGTCAATGTGGATGCGGGCTTTTCGGCGGGTTACGCCGCGGCGGTCATCAACCGGGCGGAGGAGGCCCCGGCGAAGCGGAAACCGGTAGCCGGGGGCAAAGCCGCCCGCCGCCCCCGGTGATGGACACCACCGTCACTCCCTTCCTTCGGGGCGCGCTCCGGGTGCATCAGCCCGCCCGGGGGTTTCGCTTCACTGTGGATTCGGTCCTCCTCTCCGGATTCGCCTGGGTCCGGGAGGGGGAGGACGTGCTCGACCTCGGAACGGGCACCGGGATCCTCCTCCTCCTCCTCGGACACCGCCACCACCCGCGCCGACTGGTGGGGGTGGAGATCGACCTCGAGATGGCCCGCCTGGCCGCCCGGAACTTCGAGGAGAACGGGTGGTCCGACCGGTCTTTGGTGGTCAACGGGGACCTCCGGTGTCCAGGAACGTTGACGGGGGGGGCCTTCTCTCTCGTCGTCTCCAATCCGCCCTACTTCCCCGTGCGTTCGGGCCGGGCCCACCCCGATCCCGCACGGGCGCGCGCGCGTCAGCAGGGGTCCGCCGACCCCATGGAAATCGTGTCGGCGGCCCGCCGGAACCTGACACCCCGCGGCCGCTTCTGCCTCTGTTGTCCCTTTTCCGACCTTCCCGCATGGACCTCCGCCCTTCAGGCCGGAGGTCTCCACCCCCGCCTCGTGAGGGCCGTGCGCCACGGCCCCGGCTCCGAACCCTACCTCGCGCTGGTCCAGGCCGTCCCTGGACCCGTCGCGTGTTTTCACCTTCCCGATCTCGTGGTCCACCTTCCGGGCGGAGCTTACGGCCCTGAAGCGGCCGCGTGGCTGGGCGACACACCCCCGCCTCCCTGGAGGACCCTGTGCGACGCCATGGTGGGGAAGCTGGCCCGGTACCTCCGGCTCCTGGGCGTGCCCACCGGCTATGCCCGGGACGCCTCAGACGACTGGCTTCTCGAGGAGGCCCGACGCACGGGGGCGGTACTTCTGACCCGGGACCGCCCCCTCCTGGCCCGATCCGCCCGACGGGGGGTGCGTGCCCTGGACCCCTCCTCGGACTCCC
It contains:
- a CDS encoding PP2C family protein-serine/threonine phosphatase; amino-acid sequence: MLAAMERWERGRRTWIWGLLALAAAAAYSLRVSPDVNAPLGLDRFDESTVREKVLATSTRLLETSGPLEVRLTQNSDTDSLRRMQELFGFRATSYWTSKEVPIQRWGYRVYAREPWKNLNPLQPRPPLLEAEVSSGGQILALSIPPKKDRAPQKLQPEEALEAAQRLLRVLGVDVGQLTLTSTRTGEEEGRQTFDFGWKQPTRGLPGLSYHYSVQLQSGFLTSFEKRPLLAEPEQPGLLKNLIAPLLSGGVWFFLALATLFFLIQKLRRDEVDLRHAQKVALIAGMLTFLRIVSSPSGGLLETLLGAALVSLLSALLFGLLWTVVESFLRQSFGEKLRCADLLLDGHMTVRETARDLLWAGSLGLILLAIPCLIHAAALGLNSPLITFMPVSLNFSNLRFPGGLVGNALLGPLPAAFLLAAAFLGVIYPLVRSRLSGLPAGAVFSALFALAVEPLLPYGPPLIGYGAAFLTGLAFFLGMESSGIVAALIVLYLPAAFSNVTLLLTAHAPSILVQGWVGAGLLVAGVAGLAYVALFGRPAAGIRAYEPEYLIRLRERERFARELEIAKGLQERFLPKVRPAIPGFSLATACVPAMEVGGDYFDFLPLPGGKWLLLLGDISGKGVKAAFYMTMTKGLLHAITLSESGHLEILRRLNRLFRSQSEPGIFLTLIAVILDPDSREVRLVSAGHNPPLLVRPGEARVLTPRGLVLGLMPDEAFLSSLKDVRMTIRPGEKLLLYTDGVTEAMNRDCEEYGLDRLQERVAGRGHLAAEDMVGLILDDVARFQGEARQADDLTVLVLECHEP
- the larB gene encoding nickel pincer cofactor biosynthesis protein LarB; its protein translation is MNRDRWLEVFEAVRKGAMTPEEALSRVSHLPYEDLGFARIDHHRLLRRGFPEAIFGEGKTAGEVARILQSFRERSVPALVTRLDGAKARAVKRAVPGFVYHPRSRLGYLGPAPGEGEGSVVVVSGGSSDAPVAEEAFLTARYLGARAELHPDVGVAGLHRVTALLPSLGKARAVVAVAGMEGALPSVVAGLTGALVIGVPTSIGYGVQDSGKTPLFAMLASCVPGLVVVNVDAGFSAGYAAAVINRAEEAPAKRKPVAGGKAARRPR
- a CDS encoding Mut7-C RNAse domain-containing protein — its product is MHQPARGFRFTVDSVLLSGFAWVREGEDVLDLGTGTGILLLLLGHRHHPRRLVGVEIDLEMARLAARNFEENGWSDRSLVVNGDLRCPGTLTGGAFSLVVSNPPYFPVRSGRAHPDPARARARQQGSADPMEIVSAARRNLTPRGRFCLCCPFSDLPAWTSALQAGGLHPRLVRAVRHGPGSEPYLALVQAVPGPVACFHLPDLVVHLPGGAYGPEAAAWLGDTPPPPWRTLCDAMVGKLARYLRLLGVPTGYARDASDDWLLEEARRTGAVLLTRDRPLLARSARRGVRALDPSSDSPAEQLRNVVKALGPLPENSPPLCLDCGAPMLDVDRREVLGRVPPYTFLTHRRFSCCACCGKLTWEGSHLERFRRDVLGGEPGGAGIRPPPRPFDRE